A single genomic interval of Daucus carota subsp. sativus chromosome 1, DH1 v3.0, whole genome shotgun sequence harbors:
- the LOC108204457 gene encoding phospholipase D zeta 1 isoform X2 → MEVFETGAFFFRDVPSSAALPIIRPELGRQHSMSDRARVAMNGYLNHFLGNLDIVNSREVCKFLEVSTLSFSPEYGPKQKEDYVMVNHLPTIHNDDDHKKCSPCQWFNCCNDNWQKVWAVLKPGFLALLKDPFDTKPLDIIVFDVLPASDGIEGARATLAVEMKERNPLRHSFKVSCGNRSIRLRSKSSAKVKEWVTAINDAALRLPEGWCHPHRFGSFAPPRGLAEDGSEVQWFVDGRAAFESIASAIDGAKSEIFICGWWVCPELYLRRPFQTNASSRLDALLEAKAKQGVQIYILLYKEVALALKINSVYSKRKLLEIHENVRVLRYPDHFSSGVYLWSHHEKLVIIDNHICFIGGLDLCFGRYDSSDHKVGDVPPNIWPGKDYYNPRESEPNTWEDTMKDEINREKYPRMPWHDVHCALWGPPCRDVARHFVQRWNYAKRNKAPNEQTIPLLMPQHHMVIPHYMGSSSEMEVEKKIVEDIYSDMKRNDSVASLSSFQDIPLLIPQEADELRPSDGDLKSNGLEMKHDFDDQPSRASKGPFSFRKSKNEALVEDTPMKGFVDDSDSLVPNQDLSPDIGKRTSEKEWWETQERGDQVVSADETGQVGPRVKCRCQVLRSVSQWSAGTSQVEESIHKAYCSLIETAEHFVYIENQFFISGLKGDEIIRNRVLEAMYRRIIRAHHEKKSFRIIIVIPLLPGFQGGIDDAGAASVRAIMHWQYRTICRGPNSILQNLYNLLGARMHDYISFYGLRSYGKLFEGGPVAASQVYVHSKVMIVDDCIVLIGSANINDRSLLGSRDSEIGVLIEDKELVDSFMGGKPWRAGKFASSLRHSLWSEHLGLSAVEINQIIDPVIDSTYKDIWMATAKTNTMIYQDVISCIPNDLIQSRSALRQCMTHWKEKLGHTTIDLGIAPVKLESYQDGNIRGTDPMERLKSVKGHLVSFPLDFMCKEDLRPGYKESEYYASPQVFH, encoded by the exons ATGGAAGTGTTCGAAACAG GTGCTTTTTTCTTCAGAGATGTCCCTTCTAGCGCTGCTCTACCAATTATTCGGCCAGAACTTGGAAGGCAACACTCAATGTCAGACAGAGCAAGGGTAGCAATGAATGGATACTTGAATCATTTTCTTGGGAACTTGGATATCGTTAACTCTCGAGAG GTTTGTAAGTTTTTGGAGGTTTCCACATTATCATTTTCCCCAGAGTACGGTCCCAAGCAAAAAGAAGATTACGTGATGGTGAATCATTTGCCAACAATTCATAATGATGATGATCACAAGAAATGTTCCCCCTGCCAGTGGTTTAATTGCTGTAATGACAACTGGCAAAAG GTCTGGGCTGTTCTCAAACCTGGATTCCTGGCTCTGCTAAAAGATCCTTTTgacactaaaccactggatatAATTGTTTTCGATGTTCTACCAGCTTCAGATGGGATTGAAGGAGCCAGAGCTACATTAGCTGTAGAAATGAAAGAGCGGAATCCTCTCCGTCATTCTTTCAAA GTGTCTTGTGGAAACAGGAGCATAAGATTAAGATCTAAGAGTAGTGCTAAAGTTAAGGAGTGGGTTACTGCAATTAATGATGCTGCCCTTCGGCTACCGGAGGGGTGGTGTCATCCTCATCGTTTTGGCTCTTTTGCTCCTCCACGGGGGTTGGCTGAAGATGGCAGTGAGGTTCAGTGGTTTGTTGATGGTCGAGCAGCATTTGAATCCATTGCTTCAGCAATTGATGGAGCAAAATCAGAG ATATTTATTTGTGGCTGGTGGGTTTGCCCTGAACTTTATTTGAGACGTCCGTTTCAGACTAATGCTTCCTCCCGGCTTGATGCTTTGCTGGAAGCAAAAGCCAAGCAAGGTGTCCAG ATATACATTCTTTTGTATAAAGAGGTTGCTCTTGCCCTCAAAATTAACAGTGTGTACAGTAAGAGAAAGCTTCTTGAAATTCATGAAAATGTCAGAGTACTGCGTTATCCAGATCATTTCTCTAGTGGTGTCTATCTATG GTCTCATCATGAAAAACTTGTTATTATTGATAATCACATATGTTTTATTGGAGGACTGGATCTATGTTTTGGCCGTTATGATTCATCCGACCATAAAGTGGGTGATGTTCCACCCAACATCTGGCCAGGAAAAGATTATTATAATCCAAG AGAATCAGAACCAAATACTTGGGAAGATACTATGAAAGATGAGATAAACCGTGAAAAGTATCCACGTATGCCATGGCATGATGTCCATTGTGCTCTATGGGGCCCACCTTGTCGTGATGTTGCCCGGCATTTCGTTCAGCGTTGGAATTATGCTAAG AGAAATAAAGCTCCGAATGAGCAAACAATTCCTTTGCTTATGCCTCAGCATCATATGGTTATTCCCCATTATATGGGAAGTAGCAGCGAAATGGAAGTAGAAAAGAAGATTGTTGAAGACATCTATAGCGATATGAAAAGAAATGATTCTGTTGCCTCTCTATCATCCTTCCAAGATATTCCTTTGCTTATACCTCAAGAAGCTGATGAGTTGCGTCCTTCTGATGGAGATTTAAAATCAAATGGGTTGGAGATGAAACATGATTTTGATGATCAACCAAGTAGGGCCAGCAAGGGTCCTTTTTCTTTTAGGAAGTCAAAAAATGAAGCATTAGTTGAAGATACGCCAATGAAAGGATTCGTGGATGATTCTGATTCTTTAGTTCCTAATCAGGATTTATCTCCAGATATCGGGAAGAGAACATCAGAAAAAGAATGGTGGGAGACACAAGAGAGGGGTGATCAAGTTGTTTCGGCAGATGAAACCGGACAAGTTGGTCCTCGTGTTAAATGTCGTTGTCAA GTTCTGAGGAGTGTCAGCCAGTGGTCTGCTGGGACAAGCCAAGTTGAAGAAAGCATCCATAAAGCTTATTGCTCTCTTATCGAAACGGCCGAACACTTTGTCTATATAGAG AACCAGTTCTTCATCTCAGGTCTCAAAGGAGATGAAATTATCCGGAACCGTGTGCTAGAAGCCATGTATAGACGTATTATTAGGGCACACCATGAAAAGAAGTCCTTTAGAATCATAATTGTCATACCACTCCTCCCTGGCTTCCAG GGGGGTATTGATGATGCTGGTGCGGCATCTGTTAGAGCAATAATGCACTGGCAGTATCGAACAATATGCAGAGGACCAAATTCTATACTGCAAAATCTCTATAATCTTCTTGGCGCTAGAATGCATGATTACATATCCTTTTACGGTCTAAGATCTTATGGTAAACTCTTTGAAGGTGGTCCAGTGGCTGCTAGCCAG GTGTATGTTCATAGTAAGGTCATGATAGTTGATGACTGTATAGTCTTGATTGGATCAGCCAATATTAATGATAGGAGTTTGCTCGGATCAAGAGATTCTGAG ATCGGTGTGCTTATTGAAGATAAAGAATTAGTTGATTCGTTTATGGGCGGGAAGCCATGGAGGGCTGGAAAGTTTGCTTCTAGTCTTCGTCATTCACTTTGGTCTGAGCACCTGGGTCTTTCAGCAGTGGAG ATCAACCAAATCATTGATCCGGTAATTGATTCAACGTACAAGGATATATGGATGGCAACTGCAAAG ACAAATACAATGATCTATCAAGATGTAATTTCATGCATTCCTAATGATCTCATACAATCCAG GTCTGCACTAAGACAATGCATGACCCACTGGAAAGAAAAACTCGGACACACAACAATTGATTTAGGAATTGCTCCCGTCAAGCTGGAATCGTATCAGGATGGAAATATAAGGGGAACTGATCCCATGGAAAGATTGAAGTCCGTGAAGGGGCATCTGGTTTCTTTTCCTTTAGATTTTATGTGCAAAGAAGATCTCAGACCTGGATACAAAGAGAGTGAATATTATGCATCACCTCAAGTTTTTCACTAA
- the LOC108204457 gene encoding phospholipase D zeta 1 isoform X1 has product MTTEQLTPGGGGPRYVQMQPEPGTSMMSSFFSFRQSQPESTRIFDELPKATIIQVSRPDASDISPMLLSYTIEFRYKQFKWQLHKKAAQVFYLHFTLKKRAFFEEIQEKQEQVKEWLQNLGIGENTTMVHDEDEHDDETVPLNHDGSVRNRDVPSSAALPIIRPELGRQHSMSDRARVAMNGYLNHFLGNLDIVNSREVCKFLEVSTLSFSPEYGPKQKEDYVMVNHLPTIHNDDDHKKCSPCQWFNCCNDNWQKVWAVLKPGFLALLKDPFDTKPLDIIVFDVLPASDGIEGARATLAVEMKERNPLRHSFKVSCGNRSIRLRSKSSAKVKEWVTAINDAALRLPEGWCHPHRFGSFAPPRGLAEDGSEVQWFVDGRAAFESIASAIDGAKSEIFICGWWVCPELYLRRPFQTNASSRLDALLEAKAKQGVQIYILLYKEVALALKINSVYSKRKLLEIHENVRVLRYPDHFSSGVYLWSHHEKLVIIDNHICFIGGLDLCFGRYDSSDHKVGDVPPNIWPGKDYYNPRESEPNTWEDTMKDEINREKYPRMPWHDVHCALWGPPCRDVARHFVQRWNYAKRNKAPNEQTIPLLMPQHHMVIPHYMGSSSEMEVEKKIVEDIYSDMKRNDSVASLSSFQDIPLLIPQEADELRPSDGDLKSNGLEMKHDFDDQPSRASKGPFSFRKSKNEALVEDTPMKGFVDDSDSLVPNQDLSPDIGKRTSEKEWWETQERGDQVVSADETGQVGPRVKCRCQVLRSVSQWSAGTSQVEESIHKAYCSLIETAEHFVYIENQFFISGLKGDEIIRNRVLEAMYRRIIRAHHEKKSFRIIIVIPLLPGFQGGIDDAGAASVRAIMHWQYRTICRGPNSILQNLYNLLGARMHDYISFYGLRSYGKLFEGGPVAASQVYVHSKVMIVDDCIVLIGSANINDRSLLGSRDSEIGVLIEDKELVDSFMGGKPWRAGKFASSLRHSLWSEHLGLSAVEINQIIDPVIDSTYKDIWMATAKTNTMIYQDVISCIPNDLIQSRSALRQCMTHWKEKLGHTTIDLGIAPVKLESYQDGNIRGTDPMERLKSVKGHLVSFPLDFMCKEDLRPGYKESEYYASPQVFH; this is encoded by the exons ATGACGACGGAGCAATTAACTCCGGGCGGTGGAGGACCGCGGTACGTGCAAATGCAACCGGAGCCGGGGACGTCGATGATGTCGTCGTTCTTTTCGTTCCGGCAGAGTCAGCCTGAGTCAACTCGGATTTTTGACGAGTTACCTAAAGCTACGATCATACAAGTGTCTCGTCCTGATGCTAGCGATATTAGCCCTATGCTTTTGTCTTACACTATTGAATTTCGTTACAAACAG TTCAAGTGGCAGTTACATAAGAAGGCTGCACAAGTTTTCTATTTACATTTCACATTGAAAAAGCGTGCATTTTTTGAGGAGATTCAGGAGAAGCAAGAGcag GTTAAAGAATGGCTTCAAAACTTGGGAATTGGAGAAAACACGACAATGGTGCATGATGAAGATGAACACGATGATGAGACTGTTCCTTTAAATCACGATGGAAGTGTTCGAAACAG AGATGTCCCTTCTAGCGCTGCTCTACCAATTATTCGGCCAGAACTTGGAAGGCAACACTCAATGTCAGACAGAGCAAGGGTAGCAATGAATGGATACTTGAATCATTTTCTTGGGAACTTGGATATCGTTAACTCTCGAGAG GTTTGTAAGTTTTTGGAGGTTTCCACATTATCATTTTCCCCAGAGTACGGTCCCAAGCAAAAAGAAGATTACGTGATGGTGAATCATTTGCCAACAATTCATAATGATGATGATCACAAGAAATGTTCCCCCTGCCAGTGGTTTAATTGCTGTAATGACAACTGGCAAAAG GTCTGGGCTGTTCTCAAACCTGGATTCCTGGCTCTGCTAAAAGATCCTTTTgacactaaaccactggatatAATTGTTTTCGATGTTCTACCAGCTTCAGATGGGATTGAAGGAGCCAGAGCTACATTAGCTGTAGAAATGAAAGAGCGGAATCCTCTCCGTCATTCTTTCAAA GTGTCTTGTGGAAACAGGAGCATAAGATTAAGATCTAAGAGTAGTGCTAAAGTTAAGGAGTGGGTTACTGCAATTAATGATGCTGCCCTTCGGCTACCGGAGGGGTGGTGTCATCCTCATCGTTTTGGCTCTTTTGCTCCTCCACGGGGGTTGGCTGAAGATGGCAGTGAGGTTCAGTGGTTTGTTGATGGTCGAGCAGCATTTGAATCCATTGCTTCAGCAATTGATGGAGCAAAATCAGAG ATATTTATTTGTGGCTGGTGGGTTTGCCCTGAACTTTATTTGAGACGTCCGTTTCAGACTAATGCTTCCTCCCGGCTTGATGCTTTGCTGGAAGCAAAAGCCAAGCAAGGTGTCCAG ATATACATTCTTTTGTATAAAGAGGTTGCTCTTGCCCTCAAAATTAACAGTGTGTACAGTAAGAGAAAGCTTCTTGAAATTCATGAAAATGTCAGAGTACTGCGTTATCCAGATCATTTCTCTAGTGGTGTCTATCTATG GTCTCATCATGAAAAACTTGTTATTATTGATAATCACATATGTTTTATTGGAGGACTGGATCTATGTTTTGGCCGTTATGATTCATCCGACCATAAAGTGGGTGATGTTCCACCCAACATCTGGCCAGGAAAAGATTATTATAATCCAAG AGAATCAGAACCAAATACTTGGGAAGATACTATGAAAGATGAGATAAACCGTGAAAAGTATCCACGTATGCCATGGCATGATGTCCATTGTGCTCTATGGGGCCCACCTTGTCGTGATGTTGCCCGGCATTTCGTTCAGCGTTGGAATTATGCTAAG AGAAATAAAGCTCCGAATGAGCAAACAATTCCTTTGCTTATGCCTCAGCATCATATGGTTATTCCCCATTATATGGGAAGTAGCAGCGAAATGGAAGTAGAAAAGAAGATTGTTGAAGACATCTATAGCGATATGAAAAGAAATGATTCTGTTGCCTCTCTATCATCCTTCCAAGATATTCCTTTGCTTATACCTCAAGAAGCTGATGAGTTGCGTCCTTCTGATGGAGATTTAAAATCAAATGGGTTGGAGATGAAACATGATTTTGATGATCAACCAAGTAGGGCCAGCAAGGGTCCTTTTTCTTTTAGGAAGTCAAAAAATGAAGCATTAGTTGAAGATACGCCAATGAAAGGATTCGTGGATGATTCTGATTCTTTAGTTCCTAATCAGGATTTATCTCCAGATATCGGGAAGAGAACATCAGAAAAAGAATGGTGGGAGACACAAGAGAGGGGTGATCAAGTTGTTTCGGCAGATGAAACCGGACAAGTTGGTCCTCGTGTTAAATGTCGTTGTCAA GTTCTGAGGAGTGTCAGCCAGTGGTCTGCTGGGACAAGCCAAGTTGAAGAAAGCATCCATAAAGCTTATTGCTCTCTTATCGAAACGGCCGAACACTTTGTCTATATAGAG AACCAGTTCTTCATCTCAGGTCTCAAAGGAGATGAAATTATCCGGAACCGTGTGCTAGAAGCCATGTATAGACGTATTATTAGGGCACACCATGAAAAGAAGTCCTTTAGAATCATAATTGTCATACCACTCCTCCCTGGCTTCCAG GGGGGTATTGATGATGCTGGTGCGGCATCTGTTAGAGCAATAATGCACTGGCAGTATCGAACAATATGCAGAGGACCAAATTCTATACTGCAAAATCTCTATAATCTTCTTGGCGCTAGAATGCATGATTACATATCCTTTTACGGTCTAAGATCTTATGGTAAACTCTTTGAAGGTGGTCCAGTGGCTGCTAGCCAG GTGTATGTTCATAGTAAGGTCATGATAGTTGATGACTGTATAGTCTTGATTGGATCAGCCAATATTAATGATAGGAGTTTGCTCGGATCAAGAGATTCTGAG ATCGGTGTGCTTATTGAAGATAAAGAATTAGTTGATTCGTTTATGGGCGGGAAGCCATGGAGGGCTGGAAAGTTTGCTTCTAGTCTTCGTCATTCACTTTGGTCTGAGCACCTGGGTCTTTCAGCAGTGGAG ATCAACCAAATCATTGATCCGGTAATTGATTCAACGTACAAGGATATATGGATGGCAACTGCAAAG ACAAATACAATGATCTATCAAGATGTAATTTCATGCATTCCTAATGATCTCATACAATCCAG GTCTGCACTAAGACAATGCATGACCCACTGGAAAGAAAAACTCGGACACACAACAATTGATTTAGGAATTGCTCCCGTCAAGCTGGAATCGTATCAGGATGGAAATATAAGGGGAACTGATCCCATGGAAAGATTGAAGTCCGTGAAGGGGCATCTGGTTTCTTTTCCTTTAGATTTTATGTGCAAAGAAGATCTCAGACCTGGATACAAAGAGAGTGAATATTATGCATCACCTCAAGTTTTTCACTAA